In Aegilops tauschii subsp. strangulata cultivar AL8/78 chromosome 3, Aet v6.0, whole genome shotgun sequence, one genomic interval encodes:
- the LOC109760671 gene encoding putative E3 ubiquitin-protein ligase SINA-like 6 isoform X1 yields the protein MQAASGSSSERVRGSPSAMETGGDQSAKKQRLELVLASLAPVKQEMVVVVHDAGEMVPAVQAPTKEVHLDLTVLDCHFCFRPLKPPVHQCNGGHLACGDCRGERPGNERQCEKCEHGGGFDVHNTAMDAVVSAARVGCAHTCCGLFITYHKLQDHQDACRFAPCKCPVPGCGFECMPRTLPRHLTAVHPMPVQTIHYGKVLQLQVPVLEPRRLLFAEEDNHVFLVVGGALGPSAPIAVSVVCIRAGASPPPHYTAKVWVNGPPSAVNGRVNTVRAEIEVTSTKEPDVLAVEELMTFLAVPPKMLAWDGPSRSRMSSSDLSNVGFNLVYFSLRDDGFW from the exons ATGCAGGCTGCTAGTGGTAGTTCGTCGGAAAGGGTCAGGGGCTCGCCGTCGGCCATGGAGACGGGCGGCGACCAGAGCGCCaagaagcagaggctggagctgGTGCTGGCCAGCCTGGCCCCGGTGAAGCAAGAGATGGTCGTGGTCGTGCACGATGCCGGCGAGATGGTGCCCGCGGTACAGGCCCCGACCAAGGAGGTCCATCTGGACCTCACGGTGCTCGACTGCCACTTCTGCTTCCGCCCCTTGAAGCCGCCCGTCCACCAG TGCAATGGCGGGCACCTGGCCTGTGGCGACTGCCGCGGCGAGCGCCCCGGTAACGAGCGGCAGTGTGAAAAGTGCGAGCACGGCGGCGGCTTCGACGTCCATAACACGGCGATGGACGCCGTGGTCTCCGCGGCCAGGGTAGGGTGCGCGCACACCTGCTGCGGGCTCTTCATCACCTACCACAAGCTCCAAGACCACCAGGACGCGTGCCGGTTCGCGCCCTGCAAGTGCCCCGTCCCCGGCTGCGGCTTTGAATGCATGCCGCGGACGCTCCCCCGCCACCTCACCGCCGTCCACCCCATGCCCGTGCAAACGATCCACTATGGCAAGGTTCTCCAGCTGCAGGTGCCGGTGTTGGAGCCGCGGCGcctgctgttcgcggaggaggacaaTCACGTTTTCCTCGTGGTCGGCGGCGCTCTCGGTCCGAGCGCACCTATAGCTGTGTCGGTCGTTTGCATCAGGGCCGGGGCCTCCCCACCGCCGCACTACACGGCCAAGGTGTGGGTGAATGGGCCGCCGTCGGCGGTTAACGGTAGGGTCAACACCGTCAGGGCCGAAATCGAGGTGACGAGCACCAAGGAGCCCGACGTCCTCGCCGTGGAGGAGCTGATGACCTTCTTGGCGGTGCCGCCCAAGATGCTTGCTTGGGATGGGCCGTCCAGGTCCAGGATG TCTTCTAGTGATCTTAGTAATGTGGGGTTTAATTTGGtttactttagcttaagagatgatGGATTTTGGTGA
- the LOC109760671 gene encoding putative E3 ubiquitin-protein ligase SINA-like 6 isoform X2 produces the protein MQAASGSSSERVRGSPSAMETGGDQSAKKQRLELVLASLAPVKQEMVVVVHDAGEMVPAVQAPTKEVHLDLTVLDCHFCFRPLKPPVHQCNGGHLACGDCRGERPGNERQCEKCEHGGGFDVHNTAMDAVVSAARVGCAHTCCGLFITYHKLQDHQDACRFAPCKCPVPGCGFECMPRTLPRHLTAVHPMPVQTIHYGKVLQLQVPVLEPRRLLFAEEDNHVFLVVGGALGPSAPIAVSVVCIRAGASPPPHYTAKVWVNGPPSAVNGRVNTVRAEIEVTSTKEPDVLAVEELMTFLAVPPKMLAWDGPSRSRMVSLRIRIDKTSS, from the exons ATGCAGGCTGCTAGTGGTAGTTCGTCGGAAAGGGTCAGGGGCTCGCCGTCGGCCATGGAGACGGGCGGCGACCAGAGCGCCaagaagcagaggctggagctgGTGCTGGCCAGCCTGGCCCCGGTGAAGCAAGAGATGGTCGTGGTCGTGCACGATGCCGGCGAGATGGTGCCCGCGGTACAGGCCCCGACCAAGGAGGTCCATCTGGACCTCACGGTGCTCGACTGCCACTTCTGCTTCCGCCCCTTGAAGCCGCCCGTCCACCAG TGCAATGGCGGGCACCTGGCCTGTGGCGACTGCCGCGGCGAGCGCCCCGGTAACGAGCGGCAGTGTGAAAAGTGCGAGCACGGCGGCGGCTTCGACGTCCATAACACGGCGATGGACGCCGTGGTCTCCGCGGCCAGGGTAGGGTGCGCGCACACCTGCTGCGGGCTCTTCATCACCTACCACAAGCTCCAAGACCACCAGGACGCGTGCCGGTTCGCGCCCTGCAAGTGCCCCGTCCCCGGCTGCGGCTTTGAATGCATGCCGCGGACGCTCCCCCGCCACCTCACCGCCGTCCACCCCATGCCCGTGCAAACGATCCACTATGGCAAGGTTCTCCAGCTGCAGGTGCCGGTGTTGGAGCCGCGGCGcctgctgttcgcggaggaggacaaTCACGTTTTCCTCGTGGTCGGCGGCGCTCTCGGTCCGAGCGCACCTATAGCTGTGTCGGTCGTTTGCATCAGGGCCGGGGCCTCCCCACCGCCGCACTACACGGCCAAGGTGTGGGTGAATGGGCCGCCGTCGGCGGTTAACGGTAGGGTCAACACCGTCAGGGCCGAAATCGAGGTGACGAGCACCAAGGAGCCCGACGTCCTCGCCGTGGAGGAGCTGATGACCTTCTTGGCGGTGCCGCCCAAGATGCTTGCTTGGGATGGGCCGTCCAGGTCCAGGATGGTTTCGCTCCGCATTCGTATCGACAAGACCTCATCCTAA
- the LOC109760679 gene encoding E3 ubiquitin-protein ligase SINA-like 10, which produces MDMRVVQCPLCTLPLKPPVLQCKGGHVACGGCLAEPCRRCEHGGGFDVRSTAMDAVVSAARVQCPHDGCLTYVAYHELGDHRSACGHAPCSCPELGCSFAAPPRVLLVHLFVRHSMPAHKFQYGEDFRLLVPASEPSRRLLIGGDDGRAFLLSAGALGAATAVSVVCVRASAVLRPQYLCKMWSIMPPSQDLVVVKTKVTSSTSPGAVAAASFLTVPPRYYRVGAAGVSNSKLVPLNVRIDKI; this is translated from the exons ATGGACATGCGCGTGGTCCAGTGCCCCCTCTGCACCCTCCCCCTCAAGCCGCCCGTCTTGCAG TGCAAGGGCGGGCACGTGGCCTGCGGCGGCTGCCTGGCCGAGCCGTGCCGGAGGTGCGAGCACGGCGGCGGCTTCGATGTCCGCAGCACGGCGATGGACGCCGTCGTCTCCGCGGCCAGGGTCCAGTGCCCCCACGACGGCTGCCTGACCTACGTCGCGTACCACGAGCTCGGCGACCACCGGAGCGCGTGCGGGCACGCGCCCTGCTCCTGCCCGGAGCTCGGCTGCAGCTTCGCCGCCCCGCCGCGGGTGCTCCTCGTCCATCTCTTCGTCCGGCACTCAATGCCGGCGCACAAATTCCAGTACGGCGAGGACTTCCGGCTCCTGGTGCCGGCGTCGGAGCCGTCACGGCGGCTGCTCATCGGCGGAGACGACGGGCGCGCGTTCCTCCTCTCCGCGGGCGCGCTCGGCGCGGCCACCGCGGTGTCGGTCGTGTGCGTCCGTGCCAGCGCCGTCCTGCGGCCGCAGTACTTGTGCAAGATGTGGTCGATCATGCCGCCCAGCCAGGACCTCGTCGTGGTGAAAACCAAGGTGACGAGCAGCACATCGCCCGGCGCGGTGGCCGCCGCGTCCTTCTTGACGGTGCCGCCGAGGTATTATCGGGTTGGGGCTGCTGGGGTTTCCAACTCCAAGCTAGTGCCTCTCAATGTCCGCATTGACAAGATTTAA
- the LOC109760680 gene encoding putative E3 ubiquitin-protein ligase SINA-like 9 has protein sequence MAGQDKRCLPSMPACNGEHGGKKARHQALVPVVKQEPRQEEEEEEEEEWEEGELTSHGGSSGSAAASEALVGAAPAPAPPQIDVRMDMALLHCHACFLPLKPRVFKCEAGHVVCGYCRGAHGEACGRADTHCPELDAVVGATKVPCAYRDFGCDRFLVYHGAAEHKRVCPWMPCSCPQPGCAFLGPPAALLDHCSAEHSRPIIQVRYGRPWTLSLPLAQRWHVVVGQEDRSVFLVSLADLGVAATAVSLLCVRPDGAAALPSAPHFWCKLSVEHPRGDKDEMVMMASAVGSSPLSAGPPVPGQGMFLAVPHELMSGDVLAISVRIDQLQPPPPPASTAVAARAPAPPPPPHANARTTTRRLQ, from the exons ATGGCCGGGCAGGACAAGAGGTGTTTGCCGTCGATGCCGGCGTGCAACGGCGAGCACGGCGGCAAGAAGGCGCGGCACCAGGCCCTGGTGCCCGTGGTGAAGCAGGAGCcgcggcaggaggaggaggaggaggaggaggaggagtgggagGAGGGGGAGCTGACGTCCCATGGCGGCAGCTCGGGATCGGCGGCTGCGTCGGAGGCCCTGGTGGGGGcggcgcccgcgcccgcgccgccgcagATCGACGTGAGGATGGACATGGCGCTGCTCCACTGCCATGCCTGCTTCCTCCCCCTCAAGCCCCGCGTGTTCAAG TGCGAGGCCGGGCACGTGGTGTGCGGCTACTGCCGCGGCGCGCACGGCGAGGCCTGCGGCCGCGCCGACACGCACTGCCCCGAGCTGGACGCCGTCGTGGGCGCCACCAAGGTGCCGTGCGCGTACCGGGACTTCGGCTGCGACCGGTTCCTCGTGTACCACGGCGCCGCGGAGCACAAGCGCGTGTGCCCGTGGATGCCCTGCTCCTGCCCGCAGCCCGGCTGCGCCTTCCTCGGCCCCCCGGCGGCGCTACTGGACCACTGCTCCGCCGAGCACTCCCGGCCCATCATCCAGGTGCGCTACGGCCGGCCGTGGACCCTCAGCCTGCCGCTGGCGCAGCGCTGGCACGTGGTGGTCGGGCAGGAGGACCGGAGCGTCTTCCTCGTCTCCCTGGCCGACCTGGGCGTGGCGGCCACCGCGGTGTCGCTGCTCTGCGTTAGGCCCGACGGCGCCGCGGCGCTGCCCTCGGCGCCCCACTTCTGGTGCAAGCTCTCGGTGGAGCACCCGCGCGGCGACAAGGACGAGATGGTCATGATGGCGTCCGCCGTGGGCAGCAGCCCCCTGTCCGCCGGCCCGCCGGTGCCGGGGCAGGGGATGTTCTTGGCGGTGCCGCACGAGCTGATGTCCGGCGACGTGCTCGCCATCAGCGTCCGCATTGATCAGctccagcctcctcctcctcctgcttccaCTGCTGTCGCGGCCAGGGCACcagcgccaccaccaccaccccatGCTAATGCTAGGACAACAACCAGGAGGCTCCAGTGA
- the LOC109760674 gene encoding lecithin-cholesterol acyltransferase-like 1: MAMATKLQCLPWLLLIHSTFFLVCHTTALTLDHASGLHPVVLLPGSTCSQIEARLTDAYEPPSPLCAVHKGDGQWHRLWKNAAAPDADATCFADQFSLVYDDAAGDYHNAPGVETRAVSFGSTRGFLADDSAEKELCMGKLVEVLERAGYRDGETLFGAPYDFRYAPAPPGTANRVVSRFRQRLRELVERASRTNGDKPVILVSHSQGGYFALDFLNRSPLPWRRRFVKHFVMASTGAGGFVLLMQTLLPSSGTSTSASPADVLSPPQVRMIFPGTFSALPSPVAFGDDTPLVVTANRSYAARDMPAFLAAAGLPPQAVWLYETRALPVALSLGPPLVPMTCINGGGVPTVEKLVYRGPGGLGAAPEVVYGDGDGVVNLASILALDTVMGGDPRQEHYRSIRIANMSHLGVVSDALALERLLGEIFYAATPAVDARAM; this comes from the exons ATGGCCATGGCCACGAAGCTCCAATGTCTACCATGGCTcctgctcatccactctaccttCTTCCTCGTCTGCCACACCACCGCCTTGACACTCGACCATGCCTCCGGCCTCCACCCAGTCGTGCTGCTGCCCGGCAGCACGTGCAGCCAGATCGAGGCCCGCCTCACGGACGCCTACGAGCCGCCGTCGCCGCTCTGCGCCGTGCACAAGGGCGACGGCCAGTGGCACCGGCTATGGAAGAACGCGGCTGCTCCCGATGCCGACGCCACGTGCTTCGCCGATCAGTTTAGTTTGGTCTACGACGATGCCGCCGGCGATTACCACAACGCGCCCGGCGTCGAAACCCGCGCCGTCTCCTTCGGCTCCACCCGCGGCTTCCTTGCCGACGACTCTGCCGAGAA GGAGCTGTGCATGGGGAAGTTGGTGGAGGTGTTGGAGCGAGCGGGGTACCGCGACGGCGAGACCCTCTTCGGCGCTCCCTACGACTTCCGGTACGCGCCCGCCCCGCCGGGGACGGCGAACAGGGTGGTGTCCCGGTTCCGGCAGCGGCTCCGGGAGCTGGTGGAGCGCGCGAGCAGGACAAACGGTGACAAGCCGGTCATCCTCGTCTCGCACAGCCAGGGTGGCTACTTCGCACTCGACTTCCTCAACCGGAGCCCGCTGCCGTGGCGCAGGAGGTTCGTGAAGCACTTCGTCATGGCCTCCACGGGCGCCGGCGGGTTCGTGCTGTTAATGCAGACCCTCCTCCCCTCAAGCGGCACCTCCACCTCAGCCTCGCCCGCCGACGTCCTCTCGCCGCCGCAAGTCAGGATGATCTTCCCCGGCACTTTCTCGGCACTACCGTCTCCCGTCGCTTTCGGCGACGACACGCCGCTGGTGGTCACGGCGAACCGGAGCTACGCCGCGCGTGACATGCCGGCGTTCCTCGCGGCGGCGGGGCTGCCGCCACAAGCGGTATGGCTCTACGAGACGCGGGCCCTTCCCGTGGCGCTGAGCCTCGGACCGCCGCTAGTGCCCATGACGTGCATCAACGGCGGTGGCGTGCCGACCGTGGAGAAGCTCGTCTACCGGGGGCCTGGCGGCCTCGGCGCGGCCCCGGAGGTGGTGTACGGAGACGGCGACGGCGTCGTGAACTTGGCGAGCATACTTGCGCTGGACACGGTGATGGGTGGAGACCCGAGGCAGGAGCACTACAGGTCCATCAGGATTGCCAATATGTCTCACCTTGGTGTTGTCTCGGACGCTCTCGCCCTCGAGCGTTTGCTTGGTGAGATTTTTTACGCCGCTACACCTGCCGTAGATGCGCGTGCGATGTAG
- the LOC109760675 gene encoding uncharacterized protein has translation MRSNPATPANPSGSRKRGHYNSANKSRRKGDTAYRCSPHLIPPMMKLLSDEQRGFVRKIGFGSLLSMADFEMDRALTLWLIDRFSCDTEALEFEGDVSVPVRPLVASVLGIPSGPIQVVAGLHVGDALRTRHRCLKGKNAEKLAEEMRGMTEEEPFCMAFMMVILAIYLAPNTTKLVNRYLFGAAQQVGSLKQMDWCGFVADYLFRGIRKFKESEAPFVFVKGCVHILNVIYVDLVKHAAFEVPNGFPRLGVVTTEHNKWVASHPFGSLLVRRIEESVYAPVLNNMGNGSIVEGGTCADSDTNTDALANQFAITVTHQNNPHPISAYPGPARTTPDVTSLAGVEHVALETSARSAVYSFNTHRVEGCVFLEERVGFPRSREQLQSAGPSSPCSAQIAEKTQLAPEATLGRNRGSPKDDRTPERARVELPNSGQVKRAGEGTIRMDMSLLSCRVCYHPVKPPVFQCNVGHLACGTCLAELPGEQCPICEHGGGFSRCPVMDDVVLSSEMKCSYDGCQSYVPYHELDGHQRVCPHAPCFCMEPGCGFCGPPPALLGHLSVVHSVPVQKVQYGNVHRLRLSEAQCLLHAEEDDSVFLLAVGALGMATVVSAVCICAGASLEPRHAVKLRANGPPPPSSAAGSILLDTKAVTNSNRPGEVAVEELPSFLMVPPAYLAGSGASEVSLDVRIDRV, from the exons ATGCGCTCCAATCCCGCCACGCCTGCGAATCCCAGCGGGAGCAGAAAGCGTGGGCATTACAATTCCGCCAACAAGTCCCGCCGGAAG GGAGACACGGCGTACAGGTGCTCGCCTCACCTCATCCCACCGATGATGAAGCTTCTCAGCGACGAGCAGAGAGGCTTTGTGAGAAAGATTGGGTTTGGGAGCCTGCTGTCCATGGCAGACTTCGAGATGGACAGGGCCCTCACCCTGTGGCTGATCGACAGGTTCAGCTGCGACACCGAGGCGCTCGAGTTCGAAGGCGACGTGTCGGTTCCGGTAAGGCCGCTCGTGGCGTCCGTCCTCGGGATCCCTTCGGGCCCCATCCAGGTCGTGGCGGGCCTCCACGTCGGCGACGCTCTCCGCACTCGGCACCGCTGTCTTAAAGGGAAGAACGCCGAGAAACTGGCCGAAGAAATGCGCGGCATGACCGAGGAGGAACCCTTCTGTATGGCCTTCATGATGGTGATACTTGCGATCTATCTCGCGCCGAACACGACCAAGCTTGTCAACCGGTACTTGTTTGGAGCCGCTCAACAGGTCGGCAGCCTCAAGCAGATGGACTGGTGCGGCTTCGTTGCTGACTATCTCTTCAGAGGAATCAGGAAGTTCAAGGAATCGGAAGCACCCTTTGTTTTTGTAAAGGGCTGTGTGCACATCCTGAAC GTCATTTACGTTGATCTTGTGAAACACGCTGCATTTGAAGTGCCAAACGGCTTTCCACGCTTGGGCGTTGTCACCACAGAGCATAACAAATGGGTAGCTTCACATCCCTTTGGTAGCTTGCTG GTGCGTCGTATAGAAGAGTCTGTCTATGCTCCCGTGCTCAATAACATGGGAAATGGTAGCATTGTTGAAGGCGGAACATGTGCTGATTCTGATACAAATACTGACGCTCTGGCCAATCAGTTTGCTATCACTGTCACCCATCAAAATAACCCGCATCCGATTTCAGCATACCCTGGCCCTGCCAGAACAACCCCTGATGTAACAAGCTTGGCCGGTGTTGAACATGTAGCTTTAGAGACATCAGCTCGATCTGCAG TGTATTCATTTAACACTCACAGAGTTGAGGGGTGCGTTTTCTTGGAAGAACGCGTAGGTTTTCCAAGAAGCCGCGAGCAATTGCAGTCTGCTGGGCCTTCTTCACCGTGTTCTGCACAA ATTGCGGAGAAGACGCAGCTTGCGCCAGAAGCCACTTTGGGAAGGAACAGGGGTTCGCCGAAGGACGATCGGACGCCCGAGAGGGCGAGGGTGGAGCTGCCCAACAGTGGGCAAGTAAAgcgagccggagaaggcaccatAAGGATGGACATGAGTTTGCTTAGTTGTCGCGTCTGCTACCACCCCGTCAAGCCCCCTGTCTTCCAG TGCAATGTCGGGCATTTAGCTTGCGGCACATGCCTCGCGGAGCTCCCCGGCGAACAGTGCCCGATCTGCGAGCATGGCGGTGGCTTTAGCCGCTGTCCAGTGATGGACGACGTCGTCTTGTCGAGCGAGATGAAGTGCTCCTACGACGGCTGCCAGAGCTACGTCCCCTACCACGAGCTCGACGGCCACCAGAGAGTGTGCCCACACGCGCCCTGCTTCTGCATGGAGCCCGGTTGCGGCTTCTGCGGCCCTCCACCGGCGCTCCTTGGCCACCTCAGTGTGGTGCACTCGGTGCCAGTGCAGAAGGTCCAGTACGGCAATGTTCACCGGCTCCGGTTGTCGGAGGCGCAGTGCCTGCTCCATGCGGAAGAGGACGACAGCGTGTTCCTCCTGGCCGTGGGCGCGCTCGGCATGGCCACCGTCGTGTCTGCGGTGTGCATCTGTGCGGGAGCGTCACTGGAGCCGCGACACGCGGTCAAGCTCCGGGCGAACGGTCCGCCGCCACCGAGCAGCGCGGCGGGCAGCATTCTGTTGGACACGAAGGCGGTGACGAACAGCAACAGACCCGGCGAGGTGGCCGTGGAGGAGCTGCCGTCTTTCTTGATGGTGCCGCCTGCATATCTGGCTGGATCTGGCGCGTCCGAGGTGTCCCTCGACGTTCGCATTGACAGGGTGTGA